One bacterium genomic window carries:
- the infB gene encoding translation initiation factor IF-2: protein MRIDLEPSIPIRQLSKAIHKTPEEIESSLRSMGKSVSAGDGMKVDQAIWIAEQEGFKVRVLIQGRKDILSIEPEKKLQVQARPPVVTVMGHVDHGKTVLLDAIRHTNLAGQEPGAITQHIGAYRIHTPGGDIVFLDTPGHEAFAAMRARGAQVTDIVVLVVAADEGVKPQTVEAIQHAQAARVPILVAVNKIDKPQANPLRVREELAKHGLIPEEWQGETITVDISAKHHKNLDHLLEMILLLSEIMELKADPKRPARGTVLESQIDPQLGPTATVLVQDGTLRIRDFFLCGQTSGRVRLMMNEWGMRVDTAGPSTPVQVSYFSQVPKAGDPFLVISGEKEARKLADLLSRQEQEAEKQRPRPATIQEMQQEIRKETIPALPIVLKVDVFGSLQPIIQSLQNLAIPGARITIAYSGVGAISESDVLLASAGHGPIIGFNVKPDSKAELLAQQERVDIRLFSVIYDLIGEVGRLAQGVVVPRYREQIIGRGEVIKVFHIARVGVVAGCLVQEGKFVKGSQARIIRRGIILHTGDIISLKHYDQFVDEIGQGETCGMILSRGFTRYQVRDQVEVFTRQEIPGEIASELSIE from the coding sequence ATGAGAATCGACCTCGAACCATCAATACCTATCCGGCAGTTGTCGAAAGCGATTCACAAGACACCGGAAGAAATCGAAAGCTCTTTGCGGAGCATGGGGAAAAGCGTCAGTGCCGGGGACGGCATGAAAGTGGACCAGGCCATCTGGATTGCCGAACAGGAGGGTTTCAAGGTCAGGGTACTGATTCAGGGCAGAAAGGATATCCTATCCATAGAGCCGGAAAAAAAACTCCAGGTCCAGGCACGTCCGCCGGTCGTAACGGTCATGGGTCATGTGGACCATGGCAAGACCGTTCTCCTCGATGCCATCCGGCATACCAATCTGGCAGGTCAGGAACCGGGAGCCATAACCCAGCACATCGGGGCCTACAGGATCCATACGCCGGGAGGAGATATCGTCTTTCTGGACACACCGGGGCATGAGGCATTTGCGGCCATGAGGGCCAGAGGTGCACAGGTTACCGACATCGTGGTTCTGGTTGTGGCAGCGGATGAGGGTGTCAAACCTCAAACCGTCGAGGCCATTCAGCATGCCCAGGCGGCCCGGGTCCCGATTCTTGTGGCTGTCAACAAAATCGATAAGCCGCAGGCAAACCCGCTCCGGGTCCGGGAGGAATTGGCCAAACACGGATTGATCCCCGAAGAGTGGCAGGGAGAGACCATCACTGTAGACATTTCCGCCAAGCACCACAAGAACCTGGATCATCTGCTCGAAATGATTTTACTGCTGTCCGAGATCATGGAGCTTAAGGCCGATCCGAAAAGACCGGCCCGGGGAACAGTTCTGGAAAGCCAGATTGATCCGCAGCTTGGTCCGACAGCTACAGTATTGGTTCAGGATGGAACCTTGCGGATACGGGATTTTTTCCTGTGCGGCCAGACCTCCGGACGGGTGAGACTGATGATGAACGAATGGGGCATGAGGGTGGACACGGCCGGTCCTTCGACCCCGGTGCAGGTTTCTTACTTTTCCCAGGTCCCAAAAGCCGGAGACCCTTTTCTGGTTATCTCCGGAGAAAAAGAGGCCAGGAAACTGGCTGACCTGCTCAGCAGGCAGGAACAGGAGGCGGAGAAGCAAAGGCCAAGACCGGCTACCATCCAGGAAATGCAGCAGGAAATCCGCAAAGAGACCATTCCGGCCCTGCCCATTGTTCTGAAGGTGGATGTCTTCGGGTCTTTACAGCCCATCATTCAATCCCTGCAGAATCTGGCCATTCCAGGGGCGCGAATTACCATAGCGTACAGTGGTGTGGGAGCAATCAGCGAGTCGGATGTGCTTTTGGCTTCTGCGGGTCACGGACCCATCATCGGCTTCAATGTCAAGCCTGACAGCAAGGCCGAATTGCTCGCCCAGCAGGAAAGAGTCGATATCCGGCTGTTCAGCGTCATCTATGACCTGATCGGCGAAGTCGGCAGGCTCGCTCAAGGGGTAGTCGTTCCCCGCTACCGTGAACAGATAATTGGCCGGGGTGAGGTGATCAAGGTTTTCCATATTGCCCGGGTGGGTGTCGTGGCCGGTTGCCTTGTTCAGGAAGGAAAATTTGTCAAGGGCTCCCAGGCCAGAATAATTCGCCGGGGAATCATCCTCCACACCGGTGATATCATATCCCTGAAACATTACGATCAGTTCGTGGATGAAATCGGCCAGGGGGAAACCTGTGGCATGATTCTGTCCAGGGGATTTACCCGCTATCAGGTCAGGGACCAGGTTGAAGTTTTTACCCGGCAGGAGATTCCCGGTGAGATAGCAAGTGAACTTTCTATTGAATAA
- a CDS encoding YgiT-type zinc finger protein: MKIKATGYDYGECEICGTPMQEKLIKQDVWIRGELIIVEDIPAGVCPQCGEKVVKADVGQWIMKLIENSERIANAPKISVPAIKFDAEEVKV, encoded by the coding sequence ATGAAGATAAAAGCAACAGGATATGATTATGGGGAATGTGAGATTTGCGGCACTCCTATGCAAGAGAAACTTATAAAACAGGATGTTTGGATTAGAGGAGAGCTTATTATTGTGGAAGATATACCGGCAGGGGTTTGTCCACAGTGTGGTGAAAAAGTTGTTAAGGCAGATGTGGGACAATGGATTATGAAGTTAATAGAAAATTCTGAACGGATCGCAAATGCCCCTAAAATTTCCGTACCTGCAATTAAGTTTGATGCCGAGGAAGTAAAAGTTTGA
- the lon gene encoding endopeptidase La, whose translation MGSENHNILEPQMEQEEKQISLTSEVLPESLAIIPINDRPIFPGIVIPIIIENDTLKNAIETVHQSSHKTVGLFLTRGEEEEKETYNLEDIYQVGVAAKILKLIPTETNELHVLISSQERIRLQEIVTQHPYPIGKVEYHHEARFSMNEELKAYSMAIVSSIKELLKLNPLFKEELKIFLTRSTLEEPGKLADFAASLTTADREQLQDILETIKVRDRIDKVLLLLRKELDVTKLQAKITKQIEDKISKHQRTFFLKEQLRAIQKELGIIKDERAAAAERFIKRLKKLKLSPEAMKVVDEELEKVSLLEPASPEYHVSYNYLEWLTSLPWGKQSKDNYDQEAAKKILDQDHYGLTDVKERILEFISVGKLRKSITGSIICLIGPPGVGKTSLGKSIARTLGRKFYRFSLGGMRDEAEIKGHRRTYIGAMPGKFIQSLKVVQTSNPVIMLDEIDKVGKSFQGDPASALLEVLDPEQNVEFLDHFLDVRFDLSNILFIATANQPDTIPAPLLDRMEIMRLSGYVLEEKIEIAKRFLIPKQIKNHGLSRKRLIIHEDALRQMIDQYAREAGVRSLENQIKKICRKAARLIVSGEKKTVVITPQNLNHYLGIPLFAREEISKERMPGLATGLAWTETGGAILSIEAAGIFSRRKGFKQTGQLGEVMVESSEIAYSYIMSALPRYQANPKYFDQHFVHLHVPAGATPKDGPSAGITMATALLSLVLEKPVSPEIAMTGEITLTGQVLPIGGVKEKTIAARRANIRELILPWENKKDFDELADYIKEGLIVHYVKKYDEVYQLLFLNG comes from the coding sequence ATGGGAAGTGAAAATCATAATATATTGGAACCGCAGATGGAGCAGGAAGAAAAACAGATCAGCCTGACTTCAGAGGTTTTGCCGGAAAGCCTGGCTATCATTCCGATCAATGACCGTCCGATATTTCCGGGGATCGTTATACCCATAATCATTGAAAACGACACGCTGAAAAATGCCATTGAAACCGTTCATCAGTCCTCTCATAAAACTGTGGGCCTGTTCCTGACCAGAGGGGAGGAAGAGGAAAAGGAGACCTACAACCTGGAGGACATTTATCAGGTTGGCGTGGCGGCTAAAATTCTCAAGCTTATTCCTACGGAAACTAATGAATTGCATGTGCTTATCTCTTCCCAGGAAAGGATCCGGCTGCAGGAGATCGTGACCCAGCATCCCTATCCGATCGGGAAAGTGGAATACCACCACGAAGCCAGGTTCTCGATGAATGAAGAGCTGAAGGCCTATTCAATGGCTATCGTATCCTCCATCAAGGAACTTTTGAAGCTCAATCCCCTGTTTAAAGAAGAGCTGAAAATATTTCTGACCCGCTCCACCCTGGAAGAGCCGGGTAAACTGGCGGATTTTGCAGCCTCTCTGACCACAGCCGACCGGGAACAGCTTCAGGATATCCTGGAGACCATCAAGGTCAGAGACCGGATCGACAAGGTGCTGCTGCTCCTTCGCAAAGAGCTCGATGTCACCAAACTCCAGGCCAAGATTACCAAGCAGATCGAGGACAAAATCTCAAAGCATCAGCGGACCTTCTTCCTCAAGGAGCAACTGCGGGCCATTCAGAAGGAACTGGGGATCATCAAGGACGAGCGGGCTGCGGCTGCCGAGCGGTTCATCAAGCGACTGAAAAAGTTAAAGCTCAGCCCTGAAGCGATGAAGGTTGTCGATGAGGAGCTGGAAAAGGTTTCGCTTCTGGAGCCTGCTTCCCCGGAGTATCATGTTTCCTACAATTATCTGGAATGGCTGACCTCTCTGCCGTGGGGAAAGCAGTCGAAAGACAATTATGACCAGGAAGCGGCTAAAAAGATCCTTGACCAGGACCACTATGGTCTTACGGACGTCAAGGAAAGGATCCTCGAATTCATCAGCGTCGGAAAGCTCCGAAAGAGCATAACCGGCTCCATCATCTGCCTCATTGGCCCGCCGGGGGTAGGCAAAACCTCGCTCGGCAAATCCATTGCCCGGACCCTGGGCAGGAAGTTTTACCGCTTCTCCCTGGGCGGCATGCGGGATGAGGCGGAAATCAAAGGCCACAGGCGCACCTATATCGGAGCCATGCCGGGGAAATTTATCCAGAGCCTCAAGGTTGTCCAGACTTCCAATCCGGTTATCATGCTGGATGAAATTGACAAGGTGGGGAAAAGCTTTCAGGGTGATCCTGCCTCCGCCCTTCTGGAAGTCCTCGACCCTGAGCAAAATGTGGAATTTCTCGACCACTTTCTCGATGTCCGGTTCGACCTGTCCAATATCCTCTTTATCGCTACCGCCAATCAGCCGGACACCATTCCCGCTCCTCTGCTCGACCGGATGGAAATCATGCGGCTTTCCGGATATGTGCTGGAAGAGAAAATCGAGATTGCCAAACGGTTTCTCATTCCCAAGCAGATCAAAAACCACGGCCTGAGCCGCAAGAGACTGATCATTCATGAGGATGCTCTCCGGCAGATGATCGACCAGTATGCCCGTGAGGCTGGCGTGCGGAGCCTGGAAAATCAGATCAAGAAAATCTGCCGCAAGGCTGCCCGGCTTATTGTCAGCGGAGAGAAAAAAACCGTGGTCATTACTCCGCAGAATCTGAATCATTATCTGGGTATACCCCTCTTTGCCAGGGAGGAAATCAGCAAGGAGAGAATGCCCGGACTGGCTACCGGCCTGGCATGGACCGAGACCGGAGGAGCTATTCTGTCGATCGAGGCTGCGGGTATTTTCTCCCGGCGAAAAGGATTCAAACAGACAGGGCAATTGGGTGAGGTCATGGTCGAATCTTCCGAAATCGCCTATAGTTATATCATGTCTGCCCTGCCAAGGTATCAGGCCAACCCGAAATATTTCGACCAGCACTTTGTCCACCTTCACGTTCCGGCAGGCGCTACGCCCAAAGACGGCCCTTCTGCCGGAATAACCATGGCCACCGCTCTTCTTTCCCTGGTGCTGGAAAAACCGGTCTCGCCGGAGATAGCCATGACCGGAGAGATCACTCTCACCGGCCAGGTCCTGCCCATTGGCGGAGTAAAAGAGAAGACCATCGCCGCCCGCAGGGCGAATATCAGGGAATTGATCCTCCCCTGGGAAAATAAAAAAGACTTCGATGAGCTTGCCGACTATATCAAGGAAGGACTGATCGTTCACTATGTCAAAAAGTATGACGAGGTCTATCAGTTGTTGTTTCTGAACGGATAG
- a CDS encoding UPF0175 family protein: MKTEEVKFDISEDILASLKSGIEDFKREIRSIAAIAYYKEKKLSLGKAAQLAGMNRLDFMDLLAEKRITVFDLDESAAKAEVESARKIIR, encoded by the coding sequence ATGAAAACTGAAGAGGTAAAATTCGATATTTCGGAAGATATTCTTGCCTCTCTAAAGAGTGGCATAGAGGATTTTAAACGTGAGATACGGTCGATAGCAGCCATAGCCTATTACAAAGAGAAGAAATTGTCGCTCGGCAAAGCCGCTCAACTGGCCGGGATGAATAGGCTTGACTTCATGGATTTATTAGCTGAAAAGAGGATTACTGTTTTCGATCTGGATGAGAGTGCCGCGAAAGCTGAAGTAGAAAGTGCCAGGAAAATAATAAGGTGA
- a CDS encoding NUDIX domain-containing protein — MARTDKEIEEYFEVVNQKGEIVGTAPRSVCHGNPDLIHRVIHVLVFNDAGQILLQKRALSKDIQPGKWDTSVGGHLAAGETFEQAACREMEEELSIRNVPIHYLYDYLFRTSVETEMVKTFTCCFNGPIFSNADEIAEARFWDLDHLLSQIDTDIFTPNLREELHRYLTWKKLNNRSRKKE, encoded by the coding sequence TTGGCCAGGACGGACAAAGAGATCGAAGAATACTTTGAGGTCGTGAACCAGAAGGGGGAAATTGTGGGCACGGCTCCGCGGTCCGTCTGTCATGGCAATCCTGACCTGATTCACCGGGTGATTCATGTTCTGGTCTTTAACGATGCAGGCCAAATCCTGCTGCAAAAGAGAGCCTTGAGCAAAGATATTCAACCTGGCAAATGGGACACTTCGGTAGGCGGTCATCTGGCTGCTGGCGAAACATTCGAACAAGCAGCCTGCCGGGAAATGGAAGAGGAGTTATCCATCAGAAATGTCCCGATTCACTACCTGTATGATTACCTCTTTCGAACATCCGTCGAAACGGAAATGGTGAAAACCTTCACCTGCTGTTTTAACGGACCGATCTTCTCCAATGCGGACGAAATAGCGGAAGCGCGGTTTTGGGATCTGGATCATCTGCTGTCACAGATTGATACTGATATTTTTACTCCCAACCTGAGAGAAGAACTGCACAGGTACCTTACCTGGAAAAAGCTGAATAACCGATCAAGGAAGAAGGAATGA
- a CDS encoding DUF2283 domain-containing protein, translating into MRAIGEVTSMNDLTVFYDEKEDILYLAKEGREEEIGEISPGVNVELDSSGNLIGIEIFQASTLFKDVIKLMERRLQAASDINLK; encoded by the coding sequence TTGCGAGCAATAGGCGAAGTAACGTCCATGAACGATCTTACGGTCTTTTATGATGAAAAAGAGGATATACTCTATCTTGCCAAAGAGGGACGAGAGGAAGAGATTGGAGAAATTTCACCCGGAGTAAATGTTGAACTTGACAGCTCAGGCAATCTCATAGGAATAGAAATTTTCCAGGCATCAACTTTATTCAAGGATGTAATAAAACTGATGGAGAGAAGGCTTCAGGCTGCCTCGGATATCAACCTTAAGTAG
- a CDS encoding 2-amino-3,7-dideoxy-D-threo-hept-6-ulosonate synthase translates to MLGIGKNIRLERIIDRNTNRTVIVPMDHGVTLGPIKGLVDMRDMVNEIAEGGANAVLGHIGLPRHGHRKHGRDLGLILHLSGSTVWAPDPNAKVLVNTVEMALRIGADAVSVHINIGAESESQMLQDLGEVSVKCLEWGMPLLAMMYTRGEKFQEESSVEGVKHAARIAAELGADLVKVSYTGSKETFREVVEGCPIPVLIAGGEKTKNEQEILQIIKDALDAGGSGVSIGRNIFQHEKKQAMVRAICKMVHENISVNEALEILARE, encoded by the coding sequence ATGCTGGGTATAGGGAAAAACATCCGACTGGAGAGAATTATCGATCGAAACACGAATCGGACCGTTATCGTGCCCATGGATCATGGAGTGACCCTTGGCCCGATCAAGGGGCTCGTTGATATGCGGGATATGGTCAATGAGATTGCCGAGGGAGGAGCCAATGCCGTACTGGGGCACATCGGGCTTCCCCGCCATGGCCATCGCAAGCACGGGAGGGACCTTGGTCTCATTCTTCATCTTTCGGGAAGTACCGTCTGGGCGCCGGACCCGAATGCCAAGGTTTTGGTTAATACCGTGGAGATGGCCTTGCGGATCGGAGCTGATGCGGTATCCGTTCATATTAATATCGGAGCTGAAAGCGAATCACAAATGCTTCAGGACCTTGGCGAAGTGTCGGTAAAATGTCTGGAATGGGGCATGCCTCTTCTGGCCATGATGTATACCCGGGGTGAAAAGTTCCAGGAAGAAAGCTCCGTCGAGGGCGTAAAGCATGCTGCCCGGATTGCAGCCGAACTCGGGGCCGATCTTGTCAAGGTAAGTTATACGGGCTCGAAAGAAACTTTCCGGGAAGTTGTTGAAGGGTGCCCCATTCCGGTCCTGATTGCCGGGGGCGAAAAGACCAAAAACGAACAGGAAATCCTCCAGATTATCAAAGATGCCCTGGATGCTGGCGGATCAGGGGTTTCGATTGGCCGCAATATCTTCCAGCATGAAAAGAAGCAGGCTATGGTCAGAGCAATCTGCAAAATGGTTCATGAGAATATTTCTGTTAATGAAGCCCTGGAGATTCTTGCCAGAGAGTAA
- a CDS encoding ribonuclease H-like domain-containing protein: protein MLWRNNILTWDDFLKSPASQQLVGRRYRTMVKYIERSRQNQNNIYFFKKLLPSRELWRLFYHFRDRAACLDIESIYVNSSHEVTVIGLYGKNQMKSFINGHNMEAFRKEIANYDLVITYNGVCFDLPVLRRQLQMNFPHVHVDLRFFLKRLGFTGGLKGIEKEFGIIRPDEVRGLTGYDAVLLWKQYQKGNRQALSTLLQYNTHDTQNLQHLMEKSYELMFRKIFSEHVHSLPLEPEGATESATVACLPDACREP from the coding sequence ATGCTGTGGCGTAACAATATTCTTACCTGGGATGATTTTCTGAAATCACCGGCAAGTCAACAACTGGTCGGACGCAGATACCGCACCATGGTAAAATACATCGAAAGATCCAGGCAAAATCAGAATAATATCTACTTTTTTAAAAAGCTTCTCCCCTCACGGGAATTATGGAGACTCTTTTACCACTTTCGCGATCGGGCCGCCTGCCTTGATATCGAATCCATCTATGTCAATTCCTCTCATGAGGTAACGGTAATTGGTCTCTACGGGAAGAACCAGATGAAGAGCTTTATCAATGGGCACAACATGGAAGCTTTTCGAAAGGAGATTGCCAATTACGACCTGGTTATCACCTATAATGGAGTTTGTTTCGACCTTCCGGTTCTCCGGCGGCAACTTCAGATGAACTTCCCTCATGTCCATGTTGATCTGCGGTTTTTCCTCAAGCGCCTGGGTTTTACCGGAGGGCTGAAAGGGATCGAAAAAGAGTTTGGCATCATCCGGCCGGATGAGGTCAGAGGACTTACCGGCTACGATGCGGTCCTGCTCTGGAAACAGTATCAGAAGGGTAACCGGCAGGCTCTTTCCACTCTGCTGCAATACAATACCCATGACACCCAAAACCTGCAACACCTGATGGAAAAATCGTATGAACTGATGTTCAGAAAGATATTCTCCGAGCATGTCCACAGCCTTCCTCTGGAGCCTGAAGGCGCCACAGAAAGCGCCACAGTTGCCTGCCTGCCCGATGCCTGCCGAGAGCCGTAG
- a CDS encoding replication-associated recombination protein A, with product MKIGRSSPLADRMRPQSLDEFVGQEHILGPDKLVRKALEEDRLPSLILWGPPGSGKTTLAMVIARMTSANFVPFSAVLSGVKEVKDILKAAEGEKKYYGKKTILFVDEIHRFNKAQQDAFLHHVENGTITLIGATTENPSFQVIPALLSRTTVLVLQQLSAEDIRKLLKRALTDPVRGLGSANLDIEEDALDFLSHSCHGDARTALNALESSLALLPLKSPAAAGGRTITLAMAEEALQRKALLYDKTGEEHYNIISAFIKSMRGSDPDAAVYWLARMLEAGEDPLFVARRMIIFASEDIGNADPQALQVAVSAKDAFHFVGLPEGWIPLAQAATYLASAPKSNASYMAYRKAKEDVTGYGPLPVPLHLRNAPTGLMKKLGYGQGYQYPHDAREGFVADNYLPDQLREKRYYFPSDRGYEGLISQHLARLRKMKEERQSRAGEGKEEAAPEELEPKEAQDRDVRAEEGRGEDAPWEDSGEEEDEGST from the coding sequence ATGAAAATTGGAAGATCGTCGCCTCTGGCTGACCGGATGCGGCCGCAATCCCTTGATGAATTTGTGGGGCAGGAGCATATTCTCGGCCCGGACAAACTGGTCCGCAAGGCCCTGGAAGAGGACCGGCTTCCATCGCTCATTCTCTGGGGACCGCCGGGCAGCGGGAAAACCACCCTGGCTATGGTCATTGCCCGGATGACTTCGGCCAATTTTGTTCCGTTCTCGGCCGTGCTTTCCGGAGTCAAGGAAGTCAAGGATATCCTGAAAGCTGCCGAAGGGGAGAAGAAGTATTACGGCAAGAAGACCATTCTGTTTGTCGATGAGATTCATCGCTTCAACAAGGCTCAGCAGGATGCCTTCTTGCACCATGTGGAAAACGGCACCATCACCCTGATCGGGGCCACGACGGAAAACCCCTCCTTTCAGGTGATTCCAGCCCTGTTGTCCAGAACCACGGTCCTGGTTCTGCAGCAGCTTTCCGCGGAGGATATCCGGAAGCTGCTGAAGCGGGCACTGACTGATCCGGTGCGCGGGCTGGGCTCGGCAAATCTCGATATCGAAGAGGATGCCCTGGATTTTCTCAGCCACTCCTGTCATGGGGATGCCCGCACTGCACTCAATGCCCTCGAATCCAGCCTGGCCCTGCTTCCTCTAAAATCCCCTGCCGCAGCAGGAGGCAGGACAATCACGCTGGCTATGGCCGAAGAGGCCCTGCAGCGAAAAGCCCTGCTCTATGACAAGACCGGTGAGGAGCACTATAATATCATCTCGGCTTTCATCAAGAGCATGCGGGGAAGCGATCCGGATGCGGCGGTGTACTGGCTGGCCCGGATGCTGGAGGCGGGCGAGGATCCCCTGTTCGTTGCCAGGCGGATGATCATCTTTGCCTCTGAGGATATCGGCAATGCCGACCCCCAGGCCCTCCAGGTGGCGGTTTCGGCCAAGGATGCCTTTCATTTTGTCGGCCTGCCGGAAGGCTGGATTCCCCTGGCTCAGGCAGCCACGTATCTGGCCAGCGCCCCCAAGAGCAATGCCTCCTATATGGCTTACCGGAAGGCCAAAGAGGATGTAACCGGCTACGGCCCGCTGCCGGTGCCTCTGCACCTTCGCAATGCTCCGACCGGATTGATGAAAAAGCTGGGCTATGGTCAAGGGTATCAATATCCACATGATGCCAGAGAAGGGTTTGTGGCCGATAATTATTTGCCCGACCAACTGCGGGAGAAAAGGTATTACTTTCCTTCCGATCGCGGCTATGAGGGGCTGATCAGCCAGCATCTGGCCAGGCTCCGGAAAATGAAGGAGGAGCGGCAGAGCAGGGCGGGGGAGGGGAAGGAAGAAGCGGCACCGGAAGAGCTGGAACCGAAGGAAGCGCAAGACCGGGATGTCCGGGCTGAAGAGGGCAGGGGAGAGGATGCCCCCTGGGAAGACTCCGGGGAAGAAGAGGATGAAGGCTCCACGTGA
- a CDS encoding DUF3368 domain-containing protein, protein MVIVSNSTPIIAFSRINQMDLLQAIVNKLSIPLEIANELSEYGKVKRKSLDLNEYQWITIQEIQDRSKVELLLPSLDKGEAEVIELAIETKADLILIDELTGRKVAESFDLNVIGSVGILIKAKEAGKIRAVKPFIDEMIEKGIRYSERFYKSLLYQIGEL, encoded by the coding sequence ATGGTTATTGTATCTAATTCTACACCAATTATCGCCTTCTCCCGAATCAATCAAATGGACCTCCTCCAGGCAATCGTTAACAAGCTGTCGATTCCCTTAGAAATAGCCAATGAATTATCAGAATATGGGAAAGTAAAGAGAAAGAGTCTTGACCTTAATGAATATCAATGGATTACAATTCAGGAAATTCAGGATAGATCCAAAGTGGAACTGCTCCTTCCTTCTCTCGATAAGGGAGAGGCAGAAGTAATCGAGCTGGCGATTGAAACTAAGGCGGATTTAATTTTAATTGATGAACTAACCGGCAGGAAAGTAGCAGAGTCGTTTGATTTGAATGTTATTGGCTCGGTGGGAATTTTGATAAAGGCAAAGGAGGCAGGGAAAATACGGGCAGTTAAACCTTTTATAGACGAAATGATTGAAAAGGGGATAAGGTATAGTGAGCGGTTTTATAAGAGCCTGTTATATCAAATAGGAGAATTGTAA
- a CDS encoding DUF4258 domain-containing protein, translating into MATIHIIREKVANQEYEFAIPHFFEEMADDDISFADIEMAIANGRIRRKFTRDPRGTRYEVVGSTAEGREIAIICRIKSTGKLLLITTYALEKMR; encoded by the coding sequence GTGGCTACTATTCATATAATCAGAGAAAAGGTAGCTAACCAGGAATATGAATTTGCTATTCCGCACTTTTTTGAAGAAATGGCTGATGACGATATCAGCTTCGCGGATATCGAGATGGCTATTGCTAATGGGCGAATAAGGCGTAAGTTTACCCGGGATCCGAGAGGAACACGGTATGAAGTTGTTGGTTCTACGGCAGAGGGGAGAGAAATTGCAATCATTTGCAGGATTAAAAGTACAGGGAAATTATTGTTAATTACAACTTACGCTTTGGAGAAAATGAGATGA